From the genome of uncultured Pseudodesulfovibrio sp., one region includes:
- a CDS encoding MotA/TolQ/ExbB proton channel family protein has product MNFLPDNSILSLLAGATLAVKMVMLFLGCMSLWSWTIIFFKFFTIGTARKKVMAGYDAFVAAGDLSKGIKGLGDKDDSPLARVSSLAVKEFRLLEKADVNRERKRLLVKDTLRRVLKQGISKEMRSLTRNLPFLATCANAAPFIGLFGTVWGIMHSFHSIGMAQSAALATVAPGISEALIATAIGLLVAIPATIFYNYFLGKLNEVESGMVDFAGAFLNRAEREIAWADKPERG; this is encoded by the coding sequence ATGAACTTTCTGCCCGACAACTCCATTCTGTCCCTGCTCGCAGGGGCGACCCTCGCGGTCAAGATGGTCATGCTCTTCCTGGGATGCATGTCCCTGTGGAGCTGGACCATCATCTTTTTCAAGTTCTTCACCATCGGTACTGCCCGTAAAAAAGTCATGGCAGGCTACGATGCGTTCGTGGCCGCCGGTGACCTTTCCAAAGGCATCAAGGGGCTGGGTGACAAGGATGATTCGCCTTTGGCCCGTGTCTCGTCCCTGGCAGTGAAGGAGTTCCGGCTGCTGGAAAAGGCCGACGTAAACCGCGAGCGCAAGCGTCTGCTGGTCAAGGACACCCTCAGGCGCGTGCTCAAGCAGGGCATTTCCAAGGAGATGCGTTCCCTGACCCGCAACCTGCCGTTCCTGGCCACCTGCGCCAATGCGGCTCCGTTCATCGGGCTGTTCGGCACGGTCTGGGGCATCATGCACTCGTTCCACTCCATCGGCATGGCCCAGTCCGCTGCCCTGGCCACGGTGGCGCCCGGTATCTCGGAGGCCCTCATCGCCACGGCTATCGGTCTGCTCGTGGCCATCCCGGCGACCATTTTCTACAACTATTTCCTGGGCAAGCTGAACGAGGTCGAGTCCGGCATGGTGGATTTCGCCGGAGCCTTCCTGAACCGCGCCGAACGCGAAATCGCCTGGGCCGACAAGCCCGAGCGGGGCTAG
- a CDS encoding histidinol phosphate phosphatase domain-containing protein: MIDLHTHTIFSDGELIPAELVRRAEVLGYKALCMTDHADEATTYHILENVLRFVKKHGHFFDINVLAGVELTHVPPALIGEMVKSARDAGAQLVVMHGETPVEPVAPGTNLAAIEAGVDVLAHPGLITDEEVKLAVEKGVALEITTRGGHSYTNGHVAAMARKHGAKLVVNNDAHAPRDLVSEDLRKTIALGAGLTLDEYRQTESNAWEIVQRCMK; the protein is encoded by the coding sequence ATGATTGATCTGCACACCCATACCATTTTTAGCGACGGGGAGTTGATTCCCGCCGAACTCGTCCGTCGCGCCGAAGTGCTCGGCTACAAGGCTCTTTGCATGACCGATCATGCCGACGAGGCGACCACCTACCACATCCTCGAAAATGTACTCCGTTTCGTAAAGAAGCACGGCCATTTCTTCGATATCAACGTTCTGGCCGGAGTCGAGCTGACTCATGTGCCGCCAGCGCTCATCGGCGAGATGGTCAAGAGTGCGCGTGACGCCGGTGCGCAGTTGGTTGTCATGCATGGAGAAACCCCGGTGGAGCCCGTGGCTCCGGGGACCAACCTTGCCGCCATCGAGGCGGGCGTGGACGTTCTGGCCCATCCCGGCCTGATCACCGACGAGGAGGTCAAGCTGGCCGTGGAAAAGGGTGTCGCGCTCGAGATCACCACCCGCGGCGGGCACAGCTATACGAACGGCCACGTTGCCGCCATGGCCCGAAAGCACGGGGCGAAGCTGGTGGTCAACAACGACGCCCACGCTCCGCGCGATCTGGTGAGCGAGGATCTGCGCAAGACCATCGCTCTGGGGGCGGGGCTGACCCTCGACGAATACCGCCAGACCGAGTCCAACGCCTGGGAGATAGTGCAGCGGTGCATGAAATGA
- a CDS encoding bifunctional nuclease family protein: protein MVKVEIFGLAVDEAGKSPIIVLKDEEETKVLPIWIGAMEAMAISMAINKVPFPRPMTHDLLLNTIRSMGGAVSRVEITDIENGTFFAEIVVSRGEETMRLDSRPSDAIALAVRAECPIYAGEMVLQEAGGAFPDHPETVIKTENADKWQEELDKLSEDDIKYKM, encoded by the coding sequence GTGGTAAAGGTCGAAATTTTCGGGTTGGCCGTGGACGAGGCGGGTAAATCCCCGATCATCGTCCTCAAAGACGAGGAAGAAACCAAGGTCCTGCCCATCTGGATCGGGGCCATGGAGGCCATGGCCATTTCCATGGCCATCAACAAGGTGCCGTTTCCCCGGCCCATGACCCACGACCTTCTGCTCAACACCATCCGCTCGATGGGCGGCGCAGTCAGCCGCGTTGAAATCACCGACATAGAAAATGGGACCTTTTTTGCGGAGATCGTGGTCTCGCGAGGGGAGGAAACCATGCGTCTGGACAGCCGCCCGTCGGATGCCATTGCCTTGGCCGTTCGTGCGGAATGTCCCATCTATGCGGGTGAAATGGTCCTCCAGGAGGCCGGGGGCGCTTTCCCGGACCATCCTGAAACGGTCATCAAAACAGAAAATGCCGACAAGTGGCAGGAAGAGTTGGACAAGCTCTCCGAAGACGACATCAAATACAAGATGTAG
- the miaB gene encoding tRNA (N6-isopentenyl adenosine(37)-C2)-methylthiotransferase MiaB: protein MKFHITTFGCQMNVHDSQWLARALESRGWEETGDEDAQVYILNTCSVRDKPEQKVYSELGRVAAHLKRDENVFAAVGGCVAQQVGRGFFERFPFVKLVFGSDGIAGAPNALERIAAGKEERAALLDFVTLYEEREQSDVPVAADESRQAFVNIMQGCDNFCAYCIVPYTRGRQKSRTPDAILDECRALVDGGVREITLLGQNVNSFGLDKGGVGVSFAELLRSVAAIPGVDRLRFTTSHPKDIAEEVIRAFGELPNLCPSLHLPMQAGSDRVLKAMRRKYDIKRYISIVDGLRAARPDISLTTDLIVGFPGETEEDFQQTLDMVERVGFESSFSFKYSDRPGVAAVNMEPKVPAEEASERLQRLQTLQNNITRKCLKNLVGAQTDAFIEGLSRMQDGDAVSWKGRDPAGRIVNVSMTETAGLTGMMVPVKIVEAKKHSLVGERTGEPW, encoded by the coding sequence ATGAAATTTCACATCACCACCTTCGGGTGCCAGATGAACGTCCATGATTCGCAGTGGCTTGCCCGCGCCCTGGAAAGCAGGGGGTGGGAGGAGACCGGCGACGAGGATGCTCAGGTCTATATTCTGAATACTTGTAGCGTGCGCGATAAACCCGAGCAGAAGGTCTACAGCGAGTTGGGGCGTGTTGCCGCGCATCTCAAGCGGGACGAGAATGTCTTTGCCGCTGTGGGCGGTTGTGTGGCCCAGCAGGTGGGGCGCGGTTTTTTCGAGCGTTTCCCCTTCGTCAAGCTGGTCTTCGGCTCGGACGGCATCGCGGGCGCACCCAATGCCTTGGAGCGCATCGCGGCAGGTAAGGAGGAGCGCGCGGCTCTCCTGGATTTCGTTACGCTGTACGAGGAACGCGAGCAGTCCGACGTTCCGGTGGCCGCTGACGAATCCCGCCAGGCTTTTGTCAACATTATGCAGGGGTGCGACAACTTCTGCGCGTATTGTATCGTCCCATACACCAGGGGCCGTCAGAAATCCCGTACCCCGGATGCCATTCTTGACGAATGCAGGGCCCTGGTGGATGGCGGTGTGCGGGAGATCACTCTGCTTGGGCAGAACGTCAACAGCTTCGGCCTGGACAAGGGCGGGGTAGGAGTGAGTTTCGCCGAACTGCTGCGTTCCGTGGCCGCCATACCCGGTGTGGATCGACTGCGTTTCACCACTTCCCACCCAAAGGATATTGCCGAGGAGGTCATTCGGGCCTTTGGTGAACTGCCGAACCTGTGCCCCTCGCTGCATCTGCCCATGCAGGCGGGGTCGGACCGGGTGCTCAAGGCCATGCGCCGCAAGTACGACATCAAACGGTATATTTCCATTGTGGACGGACTGCGTGCGGCAAGGCCGGACATCAGCCTGACCACCGATCTTATCGTGGGCTTTCCCGGCGAGACCGAGGAGGATTTCCAGCAGACTCTGGACATGGTCGAACGGGTCGGATTCGAGTCGAGTTTTTCCTTCAAATATTCCGATCGGCCCGGAGTGGCTGCCGTGAACATGGAGCCCAAGGTTCCGGCCGAAGAGGCCTCGGAGCGGTTGCAGCGCTTGCAGACTCTGCAAAATAATATTACTAGAAAATGTCTAAAGAATCTTGTGGGCGCGCAGACCGACGCGTTCATCGAAGGGTTGAGCCGCATGCAGGACGGAGATGCCGTTTCCTGGAAAGGGCGTGACCCGGCCGGACGTATCGTCAATGTCTCCATGACGGAGACCGCCGGATTGACCGGCATGATGGTCCCGGTGAAGATTGTGGAAGCCAAGAAACACTCCCTGGTGGGAGAGAGGACGGGCGAGCCGTGGTAA
- a CDS encoding adenylyl-sulfate kinase, with protein MAGQRGEGWAIWVVGLPGSGKSTLAVGLREALLAKGVDAVLLQMDERRKAYVPEPKYTSEERLAAYRMFTDEAVGLVREGRNVIMDGSAYRVSMRRDARKKIFRFAEIFVECDLETAMKREAARPAGKVMADLYRKALSRKETGQDFNGLGDVIGVDIPFEKDSMAEFVIDNSELTREETLGKTLHFVDTWLVSV; from the coding sequence ATGGCTGGTCAACGCGGTGAGGGCTGGGCCATCTGGGTCGTGGGGCTGCCCGGCAGCGGCAAGTCCACCTTGGCTGTTGGTCTGCGCGAGGCCTTGCTGGCCAAGGGCGTGGATGCGGTCCTGTTGCAGATGGATGAACGGCGTAAGGCGTATGTCCCGGAACCGAAGTACACATCGGAGGAGCGTCTGGCTGCCTACCGGATGTTCACCGACGAGGCCGTCGGGCTTGTGCGCGAGGGCCGCAATGTGATCATGGACGGCTCGGCCTATCGTGTGTCCATGCGTCGAGATGCTCGAAAAAAAATTTTCCGGTTCGCCGAAATCTTCGTTGAATGCGATCTGGAAACAGCCATGAAGAGGGAAGCGGCACGGCCCGCCGGAAAGGTGATGGCGGACCTGTATCGCAAGGCCCTGAGCCGCAAGGAAACGGGGCAGGATTTTAATGGGTTGGGGGATGTTATCGGGGTGGACATTCCTTTTGAAAAAGATTCCATGGCTGAGTTCGTCATCGACAACAGCGAACTGACCCGTGAAGAGACTTTGGGAAAAACCTTGCACTTTGTGGACACCTGGCTCGTCAGTGTTTAA
- a CDS encoding phosphotransferase, protein MIELKVQAIETYLRRVYGDDARLLGAGDIGNLDAQGMKGFGYGKPLLVRFEVGGAVREAVFSVMKGDKYGHQFYWDRAAILMFQFETSARMERHVRPLGLGYVDVSDALVPIDGPREFFIVNEKLAGHDYFLDLERIRENGLRTQDLETAREFARWLARVHTRKLDDPPLYSRRIRNLIGASECILGLVDEAFPRNYSFFGPDRFRALEKRLIDWRWKLKGYAHRLSAVHGDFHPWNVLVTDDGDFSVLDRSRGEWGEPGGDLVCMAVNYLLWSLYDHEKLDGPYRELYRAYFGEYLDRTGDTEVLEVLAPFCVFRGLVIASPEWYPDHPETVRRRLFNFVSNVLEDDVFDWENVNRYLE, encoded by the coding sequence ATGATCGAACTCAAGGTCCAGGCTATTGAAACGTACTTGCGGCGAGTGTACGGCGATGACGCCCGTCTTTTGGGGGCGGGCGACATTGGCAACCTCGACGCTCAGGGCATGAAGGGGTTCGGATACGGCAAGCCCCTTCTTGTCCGCTTCGAGGTGGGCGGCGCGGTCCGTGAGGCCGTGTTCTCGGTCATGAAGGGCGATAAGTACGGCCACCAGTTCTATTGGGACAGGGCGGCCATTCTCATGTTCCAGTTCGAGACCTCGGCCCGCATGGAGCGTCATGTCCGCCCTCTCGGTCTGGGCTACGTGGACGTCTCGGATGCGCTTGTGCCGATTGATGGTCCCAGGGAGTTCTTCATCGTCAATGAAAAGCTCGCAGGGCACGACTACTTCCTGGACCTGGAACGTATCCGTGAAAACGGCCTGCGTACCCAGGACCTCGAAACGGCTCGCGAGTTCGCTAGATGGTTGGCGCGCGTGCATACCCGGAAGCTCGACGATCCGCCTTTGTATTCGCGGCGCATCAGAAATCTGATCGGGGCCAGCGAATGCATTCTCGGTCTTGTGGACGAGGCCTTTCCCCGCAATTATTCCTTCTTCGGTCCGGATCGCTTCCGGGCATTGGAGAAACGCCTCATCGACTGGCGTTGGAAGCTGAAGGGGTATGCCCATCGGCTGAGCGCGGTGCACGGGGACTTCCATCCATGGAACGTGCTCGTCACCGATGATGGCGATTTTTCGGTGCTTGACCGCAGCCGGGGCGAGTGGGGGGAACCGGGCGGCGATCTGGTCTGCATGGCCGTGAATTATCTGCTCTGGTCCCTGTACGATCACGAGAAGTTGGACGGACCTTATCGGGAACTCTACCGGGCCTATTTCGGAGAGTATCTGGACCGCACCGGAGATACCGAAGTGCTAGAAGTCCTGGCCCCGTTCTGCGTGTTTCGGGGACTGGTCATCGCCTCTCCCGAATGGTATCCCGACCACCCCGAAACTGTCCGCCGCCGTCTGTTCAATTTCGTGTCCAACGTACTTGAAGACGACGTCTTTGACTGGGAAAACGTCAACCGCTACCTGGAGTAG
- a CDS encoding carbohydrate kinase family protein, with amino-acid sequence MQIYISGSLAFDRIMTFPDKFSNHILPDKIHILNVSFLVDGLVERFGGTAGNIAYNLSLLGEKSTILSQVGKDFGPYDERLQQYGIALDGIRTIDQEFTAGCYITTDMSDNQINGFNPGAMKYPSQYDMSRIDPSDAMGIIAPGNINDMVDHPKYYRDNGIPYIFDPGQQIPALGGEKLKEAIDGAEILIVNDYELEMVMKATGLSKEDIVGQVGYLITTLGEKGSMVSCKDGDTTIGVVPAKEVLDPTGAGDAFRAGLLKGLAMGKTVADSCKLGATCATYAVEFKGTQEHAFTMEEFTERYESVFGPLS; translated from the coding sequence ATGCAAATCTACATTTCCGGGTCCCTTGCTTTTGACCGCATCATGACCTTCCCCGACAAGTTCTCCAATCACATCTTGCCGGACAAGATACATATTCTGAACGTTTCTTTCCTGGTGGACGGCCTGGTTGAGCGTTTCGGCGGCACGGCCGGCAACATCGCCTACAACCTCTCCCTGCTCGGTGAGAAATCCACCATCCTGAGTCAGGTGGGTAAAGATTTCGGCCCCTACGACGAACGTCTGCAGCAGTATGGCATTGCCCTGGACGGCATCCGGACCATCGACCAGGAGTTTACCGCCGGTTGCTACATCACCACGGATATGTCGGACAACCAGATCAACGGGTTCAACCCAGGTGCCATGAAATATCCCAGCCAGTACGACATGAGCCGCATCGACCCGTCCGATGCCATGGGCATCATCGCGCCGGGTAACATAAACGACATGGTCGATCATCCGAAATACTACCGCGACAACGGTATCCCGTATATCTTTGATCCGGGCCAGCAGATTCCGGCCCTGGGCGGCGAAAAGCTGAAAGAGGCCATTGACGGCGCGGAGATCCTGATCGTCAATGACTACGAGCTGGAGATGGTCATGAAGGCTACCGGCTTGTCCAAGGAAGATATCGTCGGTCAGGTGGGCTACCTGATCACCACCCTGGGCGAAAAGGGGTCCATGGTCAGCTGCAAGGACGGCGACACGACCATCGGCGTTGTTCCGGCCAAGGAAGTGCTCGACCCCACCGGGGCAGGAGACGCCTTCCGCGCCGGGTTGCTCAAAGGACTGGCCATGGGCAAGACCGTGGCCGATTCGTGCAAGCTGGGCGCTACCTGCGCCACCTACGCGGTGGAGTTCAAGGGGACCCAGGAGCACGCCTTCACCATGGAGGAATTCACCGAGCGTTACGAGTCGGTTTTCGGACCGCTTTCGTAA
- the cutA gene encoding divalent-cation tolerance protein CutA has protein sequence MPESFMYITCASESEAETLGEMLVEKRLAACVNILPGMRSLYWWNGKVERGEETVLIAKTRDDLVDALTEAVKAAHGYEVPCVVSLPITGGNPDFLAWIREETAGGATDGRSR, from the coding sequence ATGCCCGAGTCGTTCATGTATATCACCTGTGCCAGTGAATCAGAAGCCGAGACCCTCGGTGAGATGCTCGTTGAAAAGCGGCTGGCCGCCTGCGTGAACATCCTGCCCGGCATGCGCTCGTTGTATTGGTGGAACGGCAAGGTGGAGCGCGGTGAGGAAACGGTGCTCATCGCCAAGACCCGGGATGACCTCGTGGACGCATTGACCGAAGCGGTTAAGGCGGCGCATGGCTACGAGGTCCCGTGCGTGGTCTCCCTGCCCATAACCGGTGGCAATCCGGATTTTCTGGCCTGGATCAGAGAGGAGACAGCCGGAGGGGCAACAGACGGGAGGTCCCGTTGA
- the nth gene encoding endonuclease III produces MNKKERAAEIFDRLSKRYPTPKPALDYTNPWELLVATALSAQCTDERVNKVTPVFFERWPEIKDAAEADVSEIEDVVRSTGFFRNKAKNIKAAAQRIMTKYDGEVPRTMAELITLGGVARKTASIVLANAFGVNEGIAVDTHVKRLAFRMGLTTKTEPVQVEKDLMPLFPQDTWGDVNHLLVFFGREVCPARKPKCDICELNDICPKKGVK; encoded by the coding sequence ATGAACAAGAAAGAACGCGCAGCCGAAATATTCGACCGTCTCTCGAAACGGTATCCCACCCCCAAACCGGCCCTGGATTACACCAATCCCTGGGAACTGCTGGTAGCCACTGCCCTGTCCGCCCAGTGTACGGACGAGCGGGTCAACAAGGTTACCCCGGTCTTTTTCGAACGCTGGCCCGAGATCAAGGACGCAGCCGAGGCTGACGTATCCGAGATCGAAGACGTGGTCCGCTCCACTGGATTTTTCCGCAACAAGGCCAAGAACATCAAGGCTGCCGCACAGCGCATCATGACCAAATACGACGGCGAGGTCCCCCGGACCATGGCCGAGCTGATCACACTCGGCGGCGTGGCCCGCAAGACAGCGAGCATCGTCCTGGCAAACGCGTTCGGCGTGAACGAAGGCATCGCCGTCGACACGCACGTGAAACGGCTGGCCTTCCGCATGGGCTTGACGACCAAGACCGAGCCCGTGCAGGTGGAAAAGGACCTCATGCCGCTCTTTCCCCAGGACACCTGGGGCGACGTCAACCACCTGCTGGTCTTCTTCGGCCGCGAGGTCTGCCCTGCGCGCAAGCCCAAATGCGACATCTGCGAATTGAACGACATCTGCCCGAAAAAGGGGGTCAAATAA
- the tgt gene encoding tRNA guanosine(34) transglycosylase Tgt, translating to MSKPGDFTIHATDNLARRATLSTAHGDIQTPIFMPVGTQGTVKSLTPLDLEEMEAQIILGNTYHLYLRPGDELVARRGGLHKFANWKRPILTDSGGFQVFSLEGIRKLSEEGVEFRSYIDGSKHFFSPEKAIDIQKNLGSDIMMVLDECVGYGNDRAYTEKSLEMTTRWAQRCRDHYPKGSGDQLMFGIVQGGFHKDLRDRSLEQLREIDFEGFAIGGLSVGESTEEMYDILHHITPRMPHEKPRYLMGVGTPLDILEGVSAGVDMFDCVLPSRNARNGTLFTSLGKVNIKRAEYAEDDSPLDPNCGCYTCRNFTKAYLRHLYMAKELLSYRLNTYHNLYFYLDLMKQIRTAIEEGTFRDLKARYEAAYGQRKG from the coding sequence ATGTCCAAGCCCGGCGATTTCACCATCCACGCCACGGACAACCTGGCCCGGCGGGCCACCCTGAGCACGGCCCACGGCGACATCCAGACGCCCATCTTCATGCCGGTCGGCACCCAGGGCACGGTCAAAAGCCTGACCCCGCTGGATCTTGAAGAGATGGAAGCCCAGATCATCCTGGGCAACACCTACCACCTGTACCTTCGCCCTGGCGATGAGCTGGTGGCCCGGCGTGGTGGCCTGCACAAATTCGCCAACTGGAAACGGCCCATTCTGACCGACTCGGGCGGGTTCCAGGTCTTCAGCCTGGAAGGCATCCGCAAGCTTTCCGAAGAAGGCGTGGAGTTCCGCTCCTACATCGACGGTTCCAAACACTTTTTCTCCCCGGAAAAGGCCATCGACATCCAGAAGAACCTCGGCTCGGACATCATGATGGTGCTCGACGAGTGCGTGGGCTACGGCAACGACCGCGCCTACACCGAGAAGTCCCTGGAAATGACCACCCGCTGGGCGCAGCGGTGCCGCGATCACTACCCCAAAGGCAGCGGCGACCAACTCATGTTCGGCATCGTCCAGGGCGGATTCCACAAGGATCTGCGGGACCGGAGCCTGGAACAATTACGCGAGATAGACTTTGAAGGGTTTGCCATCGGCGGCCTGTCCGTGGGCGAGTCCACCGAAGAGATGTACGACATCCTGCACCACATAACGCCCAGAATGCCGCACGAAAAGCCGCGTTATCTCATGGGTGTCGGCACTCCCTTGGACATCCTTGAAGGCGTTTCCGCGGGCGTGGACATGTTCGACTGCGTCCTGCCTTCGCGCAATGCCCGGAACGGGACCCTGTTTACCTCGCTGGGCAAGGTCAACATCAAGCGGGCCGAATACGCTGAGGACGACTCACCGCTGGATCCGAACTGCGGCTGTTACACCTGCCGCAACTTCACCAAGGCGTATCTGCGGCATCTGTACATGGCAAAGGAGCTGCTCTCCTACCGGTTGAACACCTATCACAACCTGTACTTCTACCTGGATCTGATGAAGCAGATAAGGACGGCCATCGAGGAAGGCACCTTCCGCGACCTCAAGGCCCGATACGAAGCGGCCTACGGTCAACGGAAGGGATAG
- a CDS encoding YhjD/YihY/BrkB family envelope integrity protein, protein MSLARKVIQLKRQLVEDVWERNTPETPYLVRTWRGACRLLYLVFVSFVKDQIIIRAAALTFTTILSIVPFLAVAFSISKGFGFQNTGKMRDLILHLTTGQPEVADKIIEYIDRTNVQALGWVGVVTLLFTVLSLVGTIEKAFNVIWSVDKGRSAWRRITDFFPIILFGPIFLFIASSFNFSLQNQDFISRLMSLQAIGYLETVFLKAVPYLLIIMAFSMMYAFIPNTRVRVRAAFIGGAVGGVLWQMAQWLYINWQIGAVKYNAIYGSFAQLPLLLVWIYLSWVIVLLGAQVSHAWQNINSFVRQRYFGSATPYERQKIAVLMMVVLAKRFHEGSPLPSVEEISDGLMAPATLVSDLFRVLQQAGYTVPADVSGCEVFAPARELADVRVLDVIRAVNMEGEQRVFAEFDQKYGFLDRILGGLGEATAKSEANMTLLQCAEEYPGAVFSIVPEEESGRCPQRF, encoded by the coding sequence ATGAGTCTGGCGCGCAAGGTCATACAGCTGAAGAGACAACTGGTGGAAGACGTCTGGGAGCGCAATACTCCGGAGACCCCATATCTGGTACGTACCTGGCGAGGGGCTTGCCGCCTGTTGTATCTGGTGTTCGTCAGTTTCGTGAAGGACCAGATCATCATCCGCGCGGCGGCTCTGACATTCACAACCATCCTCTCGATCGTTCCGTTTCTGGCCGTTGCCTTCTCCATTTCCAAGGGATTCGGCTTTCAGAATACCGGCAAGATGCGTGATCTGATTCTACACCTGACAACGGGACAGCCCGAAGTCGCCGACAAGATAATCGAATACATTGACCGGACCAACGTTCAGGCCCTCGGGTGGGTCGGCGTGGTTACATTGCTCTTCACCGTTCTTTCCCTGGTGGGAACCATAGAAAAGGCCTTCAACGTCATCTGGAGCGTGGATAAGGGCCGGTCCGCTTGGCGAAGAATTACGGACTTCTTCCCGATCATCCTTTTTGGCCCGATATTTCTGTTTATCGCCTCAAGCTTCAACTTCAGCCTGCAGAACCAGGATTTTATATCCAGACTGATGAGCCTTCAGGCCATAGGCTATCTGGAGACCGTCTTCCTCAAGGCCGTTCCCTACCTGCTCATCATCATGGCATTTTCCATGATGTACGCCTTCATACCCAACACCCGCGTGCGTGTCCGGGCGGCGTTCATCGGCGGCGCTGTCGGCGGTGTCCTTTGGCAGATGGCCCAGTGGCTGTACATCAACTGGCAGATCGGAGCGGTTAAATACAACGCCATCTACGGCAGCTTCGCCCAGTTGCCGCTGCTTCTGGTCTGGATCTATCTGAGTTGGGTCATCGTTCTGCTCGGGGCCCAGGTCAGCCATGCCTGGCAGAACATCAATTCTTTTGTCAGACAGCGCTATTTCGGCTCGGCCACCCCTTATGAGAGGCAGAAGATTGCTGTGCTGATGATGGTCGTGCTGGCCAAACGGTTTCACGAGGGCAGCCCGCTGCCGTCCGTGGAGGAAATATCCGACGGCCTCATGGCTCCGGCCACCCTGGTTTCCGATTTGTTCCGCGTCCTGCAGCAGGCGGGCTACACCGTTCCTGCAGACGTGTCGGGGTGCGAGGTCTTTGCCCCGGCGCGGGAACTCGCGGACGTTCGTGTTCTCGACGTCATCCGGGCCGTGAATATGGAAGGCGAGCAGCGGGTCTTTGCCGAGTTCGATCAGAAGTACGGCTTCCTGGACCGCATCCTTGGCGGCCTGGGAGAGGCCACGGCCAAGAGCGAGGCCAATATGACCTTGCTGCAGTGCGCCGAGGAATACCCCGGCGCCGTCTTCAGCATAGTCCCCGAGGAAGAGTCGGGCCGCTGCCCGCAGCGTTTCTGA